Within Piliocolobus tephrosceles isolate RC106 chromosome 7, ASM277652v3, whole genome shotgun sequence, the genomic segment gcttcgacaccctggttcaagcgattctcctgcctcagcctcccgagtagctgagattacaggcatgtgccatgacgccgagctaatttttgtatttttagtagagacagggtttcgccatgttggccaggatggtgtcgaactcctgacctcatgatccacccacctcggcctcccaaagtgctgggattacaggtgtgagagacCATACATGGCCaagattttcttgtttataaataagaaaattgaggttcagagaggttaaataacagTCTCAATGTTACAGTGTTCTGATAAGTGTCAGGCCCTGGATTTAACCTAGATATCTCAACTGCAGAGCCCATTCTTAAGTGCCACCTTGTGTCTTTGAAATGTTCATGAGAAGCATCTAGTGCAGGTGAGATCCCACTGCAAGCTCCCTGCTTTATGTGTGGTTTCTTCGTGCTCTTTTAGGGCTCTGCTTCTGAGACCTTTTTGTACAGTGACTGCTCACTGGCAAAGATTGAAAGAGGTAGGCTTGTCATCTGAAAGATGCAAGATAAtgaaaaaaggagaataaaatacaatagaatgccagggtgggtggaggagAAGTTGAGTGGGTAATAGGTAAAAAAGGGttaaagatgaagagaaaagttAGAGGCAGGAGGAGTGTGGTTTCCATACATTAATACTCTTATTTTCCCCCAGTGTTCATACTTAGAAATTTTAACCTTGACATATGAATACTTAGCTTTGTATACTACCTCGTGTCTTTTTCAGAGCAAAGTAGAATAAAAACAAGTAGGTTTTATGATACTCGGCAGAtaagcctctctgagcctcagcttcctcattgaTTTTCTACATCAAAGTCATTGGGTAAAGTCCACATAGGAGACATCAACTTTAAGGTGGTGGTTAAAATCAACAGAATGGATCAAGTTACCTGGGAAGGgtatttggagaaaaaataacAGTGGACCGAGAACAGAAACTGTGTCATCCCTGCATTTTCCGAGGCCAGAAAGGAGCAGAGATGGAATTCACCAAGACTCAAGGAGAGATTTTTATCTTCGAAGccaagggacccagtgggaactTCCCCCACGCAGTAACCTTAGTTAAAGGCCAggttataagaaataaattaaaaattaggaagTATAAGAAATGAACTAGAGAGTCCAACTGCTGTTTAGCTGCAACCAGTTGCTGCTGCTGTGAAGAGTAGGCCTAATGGTCCAGagcttatctttttttaaaaaagaaactaaaaccgTGAATTTTTACCCCCAAATTCCCAGTTTTTAATGTTACCAACTAATTCATagtttttgaaaaacagtatttggCTCAAGTAAATTATATCTATGGAGATACATACTCATATGGTTATATTTGTTCTCCTGGGCACTAGTTTTTAATCTCtgaatagtgttttgttttgtttttttcaaatggaaaacaTAGTCCAGAAAGGTTCTGTAAGATAATTACATGGCAATATCAAGATCATTGATCTTCATTGATAATCTTTTCCAGAGCAGTTGCCTGGAAGGGTGAGGACATTATTGCATTGAGTAGTAAATGGGAGATGAGTGACATTAGCAAGGGTAAACAAAGACACGTGGTTAAAGAGAGAGAATGATTGTTAGGTGGGGGGATGGATGAAGGGGAGTCACAGTTCTGTGCCTTGTTATGTTTTTAGCTCACGTTCAAAGTAACAAAGAACAATTCCTACCTTGTATTTACCAAATATATTTGTCTAATGCTATGTGTGAATGATGCTAACATTCTGTCTCTCCTACTCCTCAACCAATTTTACAGCTTTTTTTCCACTTACAAAGAGAACGGTCCTTTCCTGAGCACAGAGCTAGGTTTTATGCTGCTGAAATTGCTAGTGCATTGGGTTACTTACACTCCATCAAAATAGTATACaggtacaatttttaaatatacttgtaaaaattacatataacagTATTTTATTTCGGTTTGTATTcagttttgcttttccttccttttaatttGGTAGAGACTTGAAACCAGAAAATATTCTTTTGGATTCAGTAGTAagtattctcttttaaaaatctactagttctcaatttttgttgttgcttttatgCTTAGTGCAAAAAAAGTCTCAGAGATTCTGaactgtgttattttatttatataacattcccCAAATGACAAAACTgtagagatggagaacagattagtggttgacAGGGTCCAAGGGGATAGAGAGTGCAAAGATAAAGGGGTAGCATTAGGGAAGTTCCTTTGCAATGAAATAGTTgtgtcttgattgtggtggttgTTACATGAATCTATATATCTGTATTGCTTAGAGCtaagcacacacacaaagcatGCATGTAAAAAGTGAAAACTGAATAAGGTTGACAGTCTGGTTAATAGTATTTGTACCAATGACAATTTCCTCTGTATGCTATTTTGCAATTTCCTGTGGATCTATAATTATGTGAAactaaaaggatttttaaaactgttaatttattggctgggtgtggtggctcacacctgtaatcccagcactttgggaggccaaagtgggcggatcacttgaggtcaggagttcaaaaccagcctgggcaacatggcgaaattagccaggtggcatgcacctgtggtcccagcttctcaggagactgaggcatgagaattgcttgaactcaggagtcagaggttgcagtgagccgagatcgcatcgctgcactccagcctgggcaacagagtaagactctgtttcaaaaaaaaagaaaaacttactgAAAAATTGTCAATTCCTATTTATGCACTCTTTTATCTTACCGCCCCTGTATTTGTCAGGGACATGTTGTCTTAACAGATTTTGGGCTTTGTAAAGAAGGAATTGCTATTTCTGACACCACTACCACATTCTGTGGGACACCAGAGGTAAGAAATATATCTCATTGTCATTCATATAATCATgtataaaatgcaaatgtgaatTACAGATtgcatatataaatttaaaataagaaaagtagaataaaaactGTCATTTCAGCTTCCAGCCAGCTGGAAATATCTGATAATCATGCCTTGATAGTTGGGTATTTTTAACTGTGATTGTTAGATACCGCAAGACCCTTTTGAATAATCcaacaaatataaattatgtttatttgtttttagtgtgAGAAGTTTACCTTAAACTTCTTTacacatttaattatatttctttttttgtttttgttctaaaataaatattgtagaaaattatatttctaatcctttaaaaatcacaaattagTGATGAAAGTGTTCTTTTTGTGAATGTGTTAACAACATTGAATCacacactttaaatgggtgaattgtgtgGTATGTGACTAttttaataaagctgtttttcttttaaaaaatgagctaaagcaaatatggcaaaatattaacACTTGACTATATCTCAGTTGTAGTTTTTCTACATTTGGttacattttctacattttggttacaaaaaccaaaaacattggtttttctcattttttttgtatgcttgaaatcttttgtaataaaattaagTGTTTACttaccagaagaaaataaagcagtggatatggaaaaaaaatcacaaatcagaATTTATTTACCAGACCATCCCATTTTCTAATCATGTTAGCTAGCAAAAAAAGTATCTATttttgacaataataataatccttaCAAATCATGTAAAACCTTTATTATTCATACTTCACACACAGAAACaagtttggtttattttaaacTGTCCAAATTCCAAGGTATTTATAATGATTGTAGGTACCATGTAATATTTCATCTTTATCGTGGAGTACTTGCAAATACAATGTTGAAAATGTGTGAGAAAATGGCTTCTAATTGAGTTCAGAAACTTAACTAAAAGTATCTCTAAGTAACAAGTATTTACCTTGAAAtgagtttttccttcttttttctatcTAACCCTGGcgcttgtatatatttataaccattctgttttggtttatatatgaagaaacattttttgttattgtataTTAATTtcatagttaaaatattttgccatttctttAGATCACATAAAAAAGCTTAAGAGGAAATTACTTTCTTACGTGTATTTCATATGGGAAGAGGTAATATATTTTGGAATGTAAAATTCGAGTTCACTGTCTTAGATGTGTTAAGTTGTGATGAGTCTAAATTTCCtgcaaattaaaatgtaaatagacaTCTACAACTTACACAAGTTTTCTAAATAATATGTTAGAGAATTGCTGTTATAATTCTCAAATGAGAAtacaattcattcttttttactgaaaagaaaaaaaaaggattataattGCTACATTAACAATTCTTGCTAGgtgctgtagctcatgcctgtaatcccagcactttgggagaccaaagtgggcagattgtttgagcccagaagttctagaccagcctgggcaacatggctaaacccctgtctctatgaaaaatacaaaaaactagccaggtatggtggtgcatgcctgtagtcctagctcctcgggaggctgaggtgggagtatcacctgagcccaggaggtcgaggctgcagtgagctgtgattgtgccactgcattccagcttgggcaacagagtaagatcctgtctcaaaaaaaaaaaaaaaaaaaaaaaatgtatttaagaggAAAACATGAGTAATGACCAAATGAACTTCTAAGATAATCTTTGAAAGACTTTCCCCACAAATACCTACTTCACCTATTGAGAATTACAGATTCTACCTTCACtatactcttttatttattttaactatcTCACAGTTTCCGAGGAGAAATGCAGAATACATGTATTTTGAAGTGTCCTACGTGATGTTACCTAAGAACCACTGGTGTAGACTGAGAATACCCAACCCACTGGAAATCTAGATAATTTGGTTTTAGTATGATAGCAACaactaaaatttattaaatttctcaattatttataaattttgtctTGATTTGTTTACCAAGTTGctctcatattttattattttctatagtaCCTTGCACCTGAAGTAATTAGAAAACAGCCCTATGACAATACTGTGGATTGGTGGTGCCTTGGGGCTGTTCTGTATGAAATGCTGTATGGATTGGTATGTATTTCTATATCTCTTTATTCCAATGTATTCTCATTGATTTgattgtctgtctgtctctctctcccaccttAAGAATCTCATGGACACTTAGATAGCACTAACAGAGCAGTAATAGCCTGGTTTAATGAACTCAAAACCACATtaggaaaaagtacaaaaagaggctgggcatggtgcctcaccctgtaatctgagcactgtgagaggcagaggcaggcagatctcttgaggccaggagtttgagaccagcatggggaacatggcgaaatcccatctctactaaaaatacaaaaaattatctgccTATGGTGGTGcatactgtagtcccagctacttgggagatggaggcccaagaatcgcttgaacccaggaggtagaatttgcagtgagccaagattgtaccagtgtactccagcctaggtgacagagggagattctgtctcaaaaaaaaaaggacaaaaaaactCCTTTTTATGTTGTTaccagtttttttaaattaatataattgttTCTCTGTTATACTAATAACTATTTCAGATGTTCTCACCCCTGGCATTTTTAGAAATAGACACCTGGttgtaatattaaaattatctgcTTCCATTCAGTAATATTTGAGTAAATCAAATATTACTCTAATTTTAAGATAATGAACAGAaaatgatttttgcatttatcaATAAATTACTGTATTTAAGAAGATAAGgtattttggtttttgctttttattttgtttaatagatTTAATTAATACATAGGTGCTCAGCTTTTCCCATCATTGAAGATCACTCTATTCACATCCCTGAAAACACCatgtcttaaaatttttcttgaaaaaaagtgATGTTTATGCAGTCAGTTTGCCCAGTTCTTAGTTAAAGACACGTAGGCTGGCCAGAACTTCTGATTAACAAGAATAAAGTTTTTTCACTACATTGAGTTAATGTTATTCCAACCCAAAGCAAACAGTGTAGGCATTTTAGTTAGCTCAAATAGCTTTAGCTCAAACATGTATGTTTTTCTGTAGGCTTTATGACATGTTTAGAACAGTTTCTAGACTCCTTTTGTGGTCCCCTAAGTGTCCAGCAGCCTTGTGCTGGGAACGATGTGCAAATCCCTGAAGCTGCTGCTACGTGTAGCGCTGATGTTAAATGCCGCTGTCAGCCAAGACCTGAGCTGAGTGTCTGTTTGCTTTTCATTGAAATGTGGAGCTTACAGTTAAATTCAGAACATGAAGTACATTTCAGAGCATTTGTTTTATCTTGCTAGTTTCGAATGATAGATTCCTGTGAAAGCCAACACCATCTCTTCTTTGCCCTTGACCGTGACCTGCATGTCAAAAGATCTAGTTGTCTGGTTATGCTGCTGACTTAAAACATTGGAAAGCCACTTTATACCTGATTTCCCTTTAAGCACTGTTTATTTGCCATCTTCATATTTCAGAATCCTTCTAATTTATTTAGAGGACTTTGACAACATATCATTGCACATAAAATGCAGTTGATTCAAAAGAGGACAtttgaaacatatattttattaatcaaaCTTTTACTGattgttttaaagtgttttattttggccagctgcagtggctcacgcctgtaatcccagcactttgggagcccaagcaggcggatcaccttaggtcaggagttcaagaccagcctggccaacatggcaaaacctcatctctactaaaaatacaaaaattaatctggCACAGTggcgtgcccctgtaatcccagatacttgggaggctgagtcaggggaatcacttgaacccgggaggcggaggttacagtgagtggtgatcatgccactgcattccagtgtgggcaacaaagcgagactctgtctcaaaaaagaccaaaaaacaaacaaaaaaaaagagttatattttaaaagataagctttttctttcctacataaaggaaaggaaaagtgacAAGCCTATAAAAGTCCCTTAACTTTAAAAACTatgtatactttattatttttactttttttttttttttgagacagtctcactgtgttgctcaggttggagtacagtggaatgatcacgactcactgcaaccttgacttcccaggctctgatgcttctcccacctcagcctgctgagtagctaggactacaggcatgcaccaccctgcctagctaatttatttatttatttatttgtatttttagtagagacagggtgtcgccatgttgcccaggctgatctcaaactcctgagctctagtgatctgcccgcctcagcctcccaaagtgctgggatttccagtgtgagccactgtacctggcctcactttttattttgtaaacttcTGTATTGTCTAGATTTGTTACAACAAGCATATAttacttttctaattttcacaaaaggagactaaaaagaaaaaaatgtcattttaatgttttaggtcagattaatcttattttataaaaatactagTAACTAATATTTAAGAGGTAAAAACAAACCCACAAGGGTAAAATGTTAGAGACCAGTCCTCTGGTGAATAAATTGGGAggtttttgggaaaaaaaaataaacagtaacatTTTACATGGTAATTccctctttggaaaaatgtttctgGTGCTCTGGATACATTAATTCAAAAGGAAGTAGTTTTGTAGGTTACATATTACAACCTTGCAGATAGAACCTGAGTAGCATGATAATCTTCCTTCCTCTTATTCCCAGAGTACAGAAACCTGtacagctcattttttttttctcaaaagttgtttgtttgtttatttatttatttatttattttatttgagatggggtcttgctctgtgaccaaggatggagtgcagtggcacaatctcagctcactgcatcctccacctcccaggttcaaccaattctcgtgcctcagtctcctgagtagatgggactactggcctacaccaccatgcctggctggttttttatattttcagtagagacagggtttcaccatgttacccaggctggtcttgaactcctggcctcaagtgatctgcccatctcatcctcccaaagtgctgggattacaggtgtgagccaccacgcctggcctttatttttactttaaatcttTATAATTAGATAATTAGCTAATGCTTGTGTTGAAGCCATACCCCAAGTCTTTTGGCTGTCACGGTGGCATTTTTAATTCTGCAGAGTACAGTCATAATATTATCTCTGTTGTAAGTACCTAAGGAACATTATCTACAGgcctccatctctactagaaattcCTTTGTTTTAGTGAGTTTATTCCCAAGTCTGAAATTAATGTTTGATCTGTCTTGAACTTCCGTTTCCGATGATTCTGTCATTATGTATACGATAAGGTTGGTCATTTTCTCTAAAACAGATACTACTACAAGTTGTATATAATTTAACAGCTGTCTACAAGGTGCTATTGAATGAACTGGCTCTAATTTATTCAGTAAACACTTATTAAGCTCTGAGATGTGTTGGGTTTTAGAATCTCTTCACTTCAGGAAGCCACACTGCAGGTATCTACACGACCTAAGAGGTCCATACATTTTTTCAACTGACTGCTCCCTCAAGATCAAAGCCATTTTAACCCCATTTTCGCATAATTTGTTTACCActaagttttattttgctttttttttttttctcagcctcCTTTTTATTGCCGAGATGTTGCTGAAATGTATGACAATATCCTTCACAAACCCCtaagtttgaggccaggagtgagCCTTACAGCCTGGTCCATTCTGGAAGAACTCCTAGAAAAAGACAGGCAAAATCGACTTGGTGCCAAGGAAGACTTTGTATGTAACAGCTTTCCCAGCTCCAGCTTTATTTAAGCttatttaaaatttggaaataaagctttattttataTGGTATTTAATTGAATGAATACAACACGAGCTGAATAGCAACATGGAAAAAAAGCATACTTGTCCCCATAGTTTTCACCTGTgtttatataaaactatatagtATTTAAAGCATTTTCTCTTGGATGCACTTTCGCCCTGTCCACCACATACACTTTCGCCCCCTGTTATTTACttgattttcatttattacaaattcccctcctcttctttttaaaaagtgttgtgTGGCATATTTTCACTACCTaaactttcttttgctgtttttattgctaaataatactAACATTTTCATGAACTAATAACACAGAGACTAACCAACTAGTAAGCTTTTTGTTGAGGGTTTGGGACTATCTAAACATCTAAATCATTTCCTTTAGCAGGAATTTGTGAAGTGCCTCTTGTCTGCATGAGGTAATGTCTTTTGACTTGAACACTAAAtcgcttttttttttggaatttggtGAGACCTTCTTGAGATAATTAGGGAATCTGCATGTTTGtttcaaatcagggtaattaaaTTTGTAGTGTAGTTACTGGCATTATGTTTGTGTGTCAGTAAATtcacaaaatattaagaaatatgaACTTTTAAATTGCTTTCTCAGATATTCTTGGAGGCTGCTTATCAGTCTTGAACTTGAGCTGTGAATAAAAGACTTTGCTGCTACTGCTCTACGCCCCGCTCCCCAGTTCAACTGGTAGCTCTGCCAACAACTTCCTTTCCGTTGTTCCAGACAGTCTTGCTAATATTTCACACCTCCTTGTCCCTTGGTCCATTTATTGAATTCATTGATGGAGATTGCAGCTCTAGATGAATCCAACTATCATCTCGTGGGCTGCTGAACAGTGCTAAAGAAAGTAACAAACTGGGCATATTGGAAGCACTGTGAACCTCGTCTGTGCTTCCCCACTGTCTGGTAATactctttgtttctctgtgtAGCTTACTCTCCTCCTCTCTATATTAACTATTTCATACCTTCTCTCCAGACTTCCCagattccctttcttcttcttcacttTTAACAGATGATCTTGCCTTCTATTTTGTAAGGAAAATAGAATCATCAGAGTGGAGCTAACTTAGCTTCCTGCTATCAAATCCACACGCCTATCTATATAAACCTGCAGCATCCTGTCATTTCCTTCCTCCTGTTGTAGTGGAAAAGGTCTGTTTCCACCTGTGCACTAGATCCTGTCCTTTTGTAAGGAACCCTGTTcatgcttgtttgtttgttttgcacaAATAACTGCTCCCgttttttctggttccttccaGTCAGTAATTAAATGTTATCAAATCTGTTGCTTCTTAAGCCAAAAAAAATCCCTCAGTCTTACTCTCCTGAGAGGTATTACTCTATCTTCTTCCCTTCTTAGCCAAACTTGTTGAAAGTTTTCTTTGTTCAGTCTCCCTTTCCCAAGCTCTTTCATTTCTCAGTCTACCACAAAAtagccaggagaattgctggatACTTCTTTTCTTCAACTTACGCCGCCCTCAGCAGCATTTAAACTTGGCAACACTCTCCTGTTCCCTAGGCTTCTGCAAGAGCACACATACGTCTCATCTCAggcttttctttctgtatttctggaCCATTCTCCATCACCTCCTGTGTAAGCTCCTTTTCAACCTTCAGGTGTTGCGGTGCCCTGTTGTCCTAAACCCTCTATTCTTCTGTGCTGTCTTCCTGGGCAATCTCAATTGATCCCATGGCTTTAGTTATCTATGTGTTTTCATCTCACacatttatatcttttctttactCTTCAGCCCTCTCTTCTAAACTCTAGACTTACATAGTATCTGCCTGCTCACCACCGCCACTTGGAGTTCTTGAGAGTACCTCAAATGCCGCTATTGTCCCCCTGTGCTCCCTTTTGTATTAAAGGACATCACTGTCCATGTGGCTGTTCAGGCCAGAAATCTGAGAGGCATTCttgatttttccttcttccttactTCCATATTCAACAAACAGCCAGGTCCTGTTCCGTTTGCTGCCTAAATCCCATATCCAGACATTTCTTTCTAGCCCCACTGCTGCTACTCTTTTCTTACTATTTGTCATCTTTAGTCTGGTTACAGTGGTAGCTGCTTTTCCTTTATCTGGTCTTGTCTTGACTCTTCAATCTAATTCTCTCTGTAGCCAGGGTGGTGTTttggaggactttttttttttttttttttttttttttgagacagggttttgctcttgtcgccgatgctggagtgtagtggtgttaTCACAgctcaacttcccaggttcaagtgatcctcccacctcagcccccaaatagctggattacaggtgcgtgccaccacactattttgcagagatgggggagTCTCattgtattgcccaggttgggtttgaactcctgggttcaagtgatcctcccacttcggccttccagagtactgggattataggtgtgagccactgcgcctggcccagggtggtggtttaaaaaacatttctcacCAACctgatgctttaaaaaacaaaaaaaacacgtTATGATGGTACTCTCATGACTAAATCCCCTTGATGGCTTCTTGCGACCTTACagcaaaatccaaaatgtttaaTGTAGACCTGATATGATACAGCCAGTTTAGCTCTTGAGCTTCACCTTATGTGACAGTCTCATCCTTCCCTACACTGCAGCCATATTGGACTCTCATTTTCTTGACCATACTAACCTCTTTGCCACCTCAGAACCTTTCTGGAACATGCTCTCCCCATTCTTTTGTCTGGCTGAATTCTTACTCATTTTTCAGACCTCTGATGAGATACCATTTTCTCCAAGAAGTCTTTTTTAACCCACCAAATTAGGTTGGATCCTGCTTTACACACTCCCATGGcaccttgaaggaaaaaaagctaGAGTCAATACTGTGCCGTTGTTTGGTAATACCAACCCTGAGTGGGATATTTTTTATTAGTAGAACTCACGACAGATTTTATTTCTACTCTACTATATAAAGCTCTCTGCCCAACTTCTTTACCCCCCCCCCACTCCAGTAATAACGCTTATTCTTTGTACCTCTGTAGTGCTTTATTCTTTTCATAGCACTTTACATCCATACTTTACACTGATCCTTAAAACATACTTCTCCTGAAGTATTTAGGGCAGaaatgttatccccattttaccagtgaggaaactgaCTGTGAAGAGAATACAACTTAAGTTTAAGTAGATCATTCTAAGTAactttttttcagtctttctatTGCTTACATGAATAACATCATTTTGCTACACAAATAACATACACATGTTCCTAAAAAGAGTCATTGAGGGGGAAAATAATAGTGTGGCTTCATAAAATTATGCAGTTAGTACTTAATATATTCTTCAGCATTagtcaaacatttttttaatattcCAGCTTGAAATTCAGAGTCATCCTTTTTTTGAATCACTCAGCTGGACTGACCTTGTACAAAAGAAGATTCCACCACCATTTAATCCTAATGTGGTAAGTATATATCCAAATCTTTCTTTCTAAAATCATGAAACATAATAGCAGTTCATTATAATTTTCAGACTAAATCTCAGAATCACCTGAGTTAAATGGAGTCATTAcctaaatatttgtgaaatatgtCCCTCAGGGTTGTCTAGTATAACTGATAACTTTGGGGAGACCAGTAAGATTATAGTTAGATTAGCTTGATAAAAATATCTTCCAGCACAGTAATTGTAAAGTGTTTCTTTGGAGTATGTATAAGAAAAGAATGAACTCAGTAagtcagccaggtatggtggctcacacctgtgatcccagcactttgggaggctgaggcgggcagatcactcccagcactttgggaggccgaggtgagtggatcacttgaggccaggagttcaagatcaacctggccaacatggcgaaaccctgtctctactaaaaatacaaaaaaaaaaaattatccgggtgtggtgatgcatgcctttACACTCCCAAactactagggagtctgaggcatgagaatcacttgaactcaggaggtggagattgcagtgagtcaaaattgctccactgcactccagcctgggtgatagagcaagaccctgtctcaaaataaaattgaaaaaaaaaaaaaaaaaaacaggta encodes:
- the LOC111549202 gene encoding serine/threonine-protein kinase Sgk3 isoform X3; protein product: MDSPKHQSDPSEDEDERSSQKLHSTSQNINLGPSGNPHAKPTDFDFLKVIGKGSFGKVLLAKRKLDGKFYAVKVLQKKIVLNRKEQKHIMAERNVLLKNVKHPFLVGLHYSFQTTEKLYFVLDFVNGGELFFHLQRERSFPEHRARFYAAEIASALGYLHSIKIVYRDLKPENILLDSVGHVVLTDFGLCKEGIAISDTTTTFCGTPEYLAPEVIRKQPYDNTVDWWCLGAVLYEMLYGLPPFYCRDVAEMYDNILHKPLSLRPGVSLTAWSILEELLEKDRQNRLGAKEDFLEIQSHPFFESLSWTDLVQKKIPPPFNPNVAGPDDIRNFDTAFTEETVPYSVCVSSDYSIVNASVLEADDAFVGFSYAPPSEDLFL